Proteins co-encoded in one Ciconia boyciana chromosome 14, ASM3463844v1, whole genome shotgun sequence genomic window:
- the GGT7 gene encoding glutathione hydrolase 7 isoform X1 — MAVPAEAGGGRQRALAAGSPVDYMSITSFPRLPEEEPGGAAEGGLRARKEEDAFLGEQDTDPDSFLKSARLQRLPSSSSEMGSQDVSPLQETSKDPFSGDCSCRQDGLTVIITACLTFAMGVTVALIMQIYFGDPQIFHRGAVVTDAARCTALGIEVLNKQGSSVDAAIASALCAGIVNPHTSGIGGGGVMLVHDIRKNRSWVIDFREVAPLGIPLEEDLQTDTKPGLLVGVPGMIQGMHQAHQLHGRLPWSELLGLAAGVAQDGFNVTHDLAKAVSELKDLNYSDKFREIFLPDGQPLLPGMFVRRLDLAAVLELVGAEGVSAFYSGNLTQEIISEVHNYGGVLVEEDFSNYSVRVENPIHTVYRGHLVFSPPPPHAGPALITALNILEGFNITSQVSRGNILHWMAETLKIALSLASNLGDPSDDVSITHAAEGMVSKSEANSLRQLINDSQSFSSDLRMPHFSMESGSAASQVLVMGPDDFIVAVVSSLNHPFGSGIITPSGVLLNSQMLDFWQNKTMNHSIPRPQNLIQPRKRPLSFLLPTIVRPSEGMCGTYLCLGANNGDKALSSIVQVLVNVLTFNKNLSESLSLGRLHPQLQSNTLQVDSEFPEEDIEFLVARGHQVDKVKVVSLVHGARRTNSFIIGLKDPRSVDAAGATIS, encoded by the exons atgGCGGTGCcggcggaggcggggggagGCCGGCAGCGAGCCCTGGCTGCCGGCTCGCCCGTGGACTACATGAGCATCACCAGCTTCCCCCGGCTGCCCGAGGAGGagccgggcggcgcggccgagGGCGGCCTCCGCGCCCGGAAGGAGGAGGACGCGTTCCTGGGCGAGCAGGACACGG ACCCGGACTCCTTCCTGAAGTCTGCGCGTCTCCAGCGCCTGCCCTCATCCTCATCAGAGATGGGAAGCCAGGACGTGTCCCCTCTCCAGGAGACCAGCAAGGACCCTTTTTCTGGAGACTGCAGCTGCCGGCAGGATGGGCTGACTGTCATCATCACCGCCTGCCTGACCTTCGCCATGGGGGTCACAGTGGCCCTTATCATGCAGATCTATTTTGGGGACCCTCAG ATCTTCCACCGCGGCGCCGTGGTCACGGACGCTGCCCGCTGCACAGCGCTGGGCATAGAGGTGCTCAACAAGCAGGGCTCCTCGGTAGATGCGGCCATCGCCTCGGCCCTCTGTGCGGGAATCGTCAACCCCCACACGTCGGGGATCGGCGG GGGTGGGGTGATGCTGGTCCACGACATCCGGAAGAACAGGAGCTGGGTGATCGACTTCCGTGAGGTGGCTCCCCTGGGCATCCCACTGGAGGAGGACCTGCAGACGGACACCAAG CCAGGCCTGCTTGTGGGGGTGCCAGGCATGATACAAGGAATGCACCAGGCACACCAGTTGCACGGAAG ACTCCCATGGTCCGAGCTGCTGGGCCTCGCGGCTGGTGTCGCTCAGGATGGGTTTAATGTCACACACGATTTGG CCAAAGCCGTAAGTGAACTGAAGGACCTGAACTACTCTGACAAATTTCGGGAGATCTTCCTGCCGGACGGCCAGCCCTTGCTGCCTGGCATGTTCGTCAGGCGCCTGGACCTTGCGGCCGTCCTGGAGCTGGTGGGCGCAGAGGGGGTGTCAGCTTTCTACAGCGGAAACTTGACCCAGGAGATAATTTCCGAG GTCCACAACTACGGAGGAGTCTTGGTGGAGGAAGATTTCAGCAATTACAGTGTCAGAGTGGAGAATCCCATCCACACAGTCTATCGAG GTCATCTTGTTTTCAGTCCCCCACCTCCACATGCAGGTCCTGCACTGATCACAGCACTGAACATCCTTGAGGGCTTTAACATCACAAGTCAAGTATCCAGGGGGAATATCTTGCACTGGATGGCAGAG ACATTAAAAATAGCCCTGAGTCTAGCTAGCAACCTGGGAGACCCATCTGATGATGTGTCCATCACTCACGCTGCAGAAGGCATGGTGAG TAAATCAGAAGCTAATTCCCTGCGCCAGCTGATTAATGACTCCCAGTCCTTCTCGTCTGATCTCCGCATGCCTCACTTCTCCATGGAGAGCGGATCTGCTGCTAGCCAGGTCCTTGTCATGGGACCTGATGACTTCATTGTTGCGGTTGTAAG ttctttgaaTCATCCCTTTGGCAGTGGAATAATAACACCCTCTGGAGTCCTCCTGAACAGCCAGATGTTGGACTtctggcaaaataaaacaatgaacCACTCCATTCCCAGGCCG CAAAATCTCATTCAGCCTCGGAAGCGGCCCCTGTCTTTCCTGTTGCCCACCATCGTGAGACCGTCCGAGGGGATGTGCGGGACCTACCTATGTCTGGGAGCTAACAACGGGGACAAAGCCTTGAGCAGCATCGTTCAG GTTTTGGTAAATGTTTTAACATTTAACAAGAATCTGAGTGAAAGTTTGTCACTTGGTCGACTTCACCCACAGCTTCAGTCCAACACCTTGCAGGTTGACA GTGAGTTTCCTGAAGAAGATATTGAATTTCTTGTAGCCAGGGGCCATCAAGTGGATAAAGTCAAAGTGGTGTCCCTAGTTCACGGGGCCAGGAGAACCAACAGTTTCATCATTGGCCTGAAGGACCCCAGGAGCGTGGATGCTGCTGGAGCCACAATATCGTAG
- the RAB5IF gene encoding GEL complex subunit OPTI: protein MSGARRREEPPHAQQHAVANGGAAGRGSVWGKALRSDSAWHDKDEFLDVIYWFRQIIAVILGIIWGVVPLKGFVGIAVFCLINAGVLYLYFSSFQQIDEEEYGGTWELTKEGFMTSFALFLVVWIIFYTAIHYD from the exons aTGAGCGGCGCGCGGCGCAGGGAGGAGCCGCCGCACGCGCAGCAGCACGCGGTGGCCAacggcggcgcggccgggcgcgGCTCCGTGTGGGGCAAGGCGCTGCGCAGCGACTCCGCCTGGCACGACAAG GACGAGTTTTTAGATGTGATCTACTGGTTCCGGCAGATCATTGCAGTTATTTTGGGAATCATCTGGGGAGTAGTTCCACTGAAGGGATTCGTGGGAATAGCAGT ATTCTGCCTGATCAATGCTGGTGTTCTGTACCTCTACTTCAGCAGCTTCCAGCAGATAGATGAGGAGGAGTATGGCGGGACGTGGGAGCTAACAAAAGAAGGATTCATGACGTCTTTTGCACTGTTTCTG GTTGTTTGGATAATCTTCTATACTGCCATCCACTATGATTGA
- the GGT7 gene encoding glutathione hydrolase 7 isoform X2 — protein sequence MGSQDVSPLQETSKDPFSGDCSCRQDGLTVIITACLTFAMGVTVALIMQIYFGDPQIFHRGAVVTDAARCTALGIEVLNKQGSSVDAAIASALCAGIVNPHTSGIGGGGVMLVHDIRKNRSWVIDFREVAPLGIPLEEDLQTDTKPGLLVGVPGMIQGMHQAHQLHGRLPWSELLGLAAGVAQDGFNVTHDLAKAVSELKDLNYSDKFREIFLPDGQPLLPGMFVRRLDLAAVLELVGAEGVSAFYSGNLTQEIISEVHNYGGVLVEEDFSNYSVRVENPIHTVYRGHLVFSPPPPHAGPALITALNILEGFNITSQVSRGNILHWMAETLKIALSLASNLGDPSDDVSITHAAEGMVSKSEANSLRQLINDSQSFSSDLRMPHFSMESGSAASQVLVMGPDDFIVAVVSSLNHPFGSGIITPSGVLLNSQMLDFWQNKTMNHSIPRPQNLIQPRKRPLSFLLPTIVRPSEGMCGTYLCLGANNGDKALSSIVQVLVNVLTFNKNLSESLSLGRLHPQLQSNTLQVDSEFPEEDIEFLVARGHQVDKVKVVSLVHGARRTNSFIIGLKDPRSVDAAGATIS from the exons ATGGGAAGCCAGGACGTGTCCCCTCTCCAGGAGACCAGCAAGGACCCTTTTTCTGGAGACTGCAGCTGCCGGCAGGATGGGCTGACTGTCATCATCACCGCCTGCCTGACCTTCGCCATGGGGGTCACAGTGGCCCTTATCATGCAGATCTATTTTGGGGACCCTCAG ATCTTCCACCGCGGCGCCGTGGTCACGGACGCTGCCCGCTGCACAGCGCTGGGCATAGAGGTGCTCAACAAGCAGGGCTCCTCGGTAGATGCGGCCATCGCCTCGGCCCTCTGTGCGGGAATCGTCAACCCCCACACGTCGGGGATCGGCGG GGGTGGGGTGATGCTGGTCCACGACATCCGGAAGAACAGGAGCTGGGTGATCGACTTCCGTGAGGTGGCTCCCCTGGGCATCCCACTGGAGGAGGACCTGCAGACGGACACCAAG CCAGGCCTGCTTGTGGGGGTGCCAGGCATGATACAAGGAATGCACCAGGCACACCAGTTGCACGGAAG ACTCCCATGGTCCGAGCTGCTGGGCCTCGCGGCTGGTGTCGCTCAGGATGGGTTTAATGTCACACACGATTTGG CCAAAGCCGTAAGTGAACTGAAGGACCTGAACTACTCTGACAAATTTCGGGAGATCTTCCTGCCGGACGGCCAGCCCTTGCTGCCTGGCATGTTCGTCAGGCGCCTGGACCTTGCGGCCGTCCTGGAGCTGGTGGGCGCAGAGGGGGTGTCAGCTTTCTACAGCGGAAACTTGACCCAGGAGATAATTTCCGAG GTCCACAACTACGGAGGAGTCTTGGTGGAGGAAGATTTCAGCAATTACAGTGTCAGAGTGGAGAATCCCATCCACACAGTCTATCGAG GTCATCTTGTTTTCAGTCCCCCACCTCCACATGCAGGTCCTGCACTGATCACAGCACTGAACATCCTTGAGGGCTTTAACATCACAAGTCAAGTATCCAGGGGGAATATCTTGCACTGGATGGCAGAG ACATTAAAAATAGCCCTGAGTCTAGCTAGCAACCTGGGAGACCCATCTGATGATGTGTCCATCACTCACGCTGCAGAAGGCATGGTGAG TAAATCAGAAGCTAATTCCCTGCGCCAGCTGATTAATGACTCCCAGTCCTTCTCGTCTGATCTCCGCATGCCTCACTTCTCCATGGAGAGCGGATCTGCTGCTAGCCAGGTCCTTGTCATGGGACCTGATGACTTCATTGTTGCGGTTGTAAG ttctttgaaTCATCCCTTTGGCAGTGGAATAATAACACCCTCTGGAGTCCTCCTGAACAGCCAGATGTTGGACTtctggcaaaataaaacaatgaacCACTCCATTCCCAGGCCG CAAAATCTCATTCAGCCTCGGAAGCGGCCCCTGTCTTTCCTGTTGCCCACCATCGTGAGACCGTCCGAGGGGATGTGCGGGACCTACCTATGTCTGGGAGCTAACAACGGGGACAAAGCCTTGAGCAGCATCGTTCAG GTTTTGGTAAATGTTTTAACATTTAACAAGAATCTGAGTGAAAGTTTGTCACTTGGTCGACTTCACCCACAGCTTCAGTCCAACACCTTGCAGGTTGACA GTGAGTTTCCTGAAGAAGATATTGAATTTCTTGTAGCCAGGGGCCATCAAGTGGATAAAGTCAAAGTGGTGTCCCTAGTTCACGGGGCCAGGAGAACCAACAGTTTCATCATTGGCCTGAAGGACCCCAGGAGCGTGGATGCTGCTGGAGCCACAATATCGTAG